The following proteins are encoded in a genomic region of Channa argus isolate prfri chromosome 3, Channa argus male v1.0, whole genome shotgun sequence:
- the metrnlb gene encoding meteorin-like protein, whose product MLRPWAAHWITAVLLCRAVAQYSSDQCSWRGSGLSHESHRRDVEQVYLRCSQGSLEWLYPTGAIIVNLRSNTQPSSGHMADLHVCIKPHTYSKGSHVYLERAGHLKLLLAEQDQAQVRVRCFRLAEGVLFVEAVPQTDISRRITAFQYELVPSGGPGAHMYPYLQVGLVTCKPCSDEEVLMAVCTSDFVGRGMFQGVVSGTNDHSSALVTLSRLFHQKGRVFSWGGGRGRRWSGRVVVPAQCGVHPGGDEYLLTGSVYFGEAWLGCAPRYKDFVRLYVQAQKAGTNPCQINTD is encoded by the exons ATGCTCCGACCGTGGGCCGCTCACTGGATCACAGCTGTGCTCCTTTGTCGGGCGGTGGCCCAGTACTCCAGCGACCAGTGTAGCTGGCGGGGGAG TGGTTTGAGCCACGAGTCTCATCGTAGAGATGTGGAGCAGGTCTACCTACGCTGCTCCCAGGGGTCTCTTGAATGGCTATACCCCACAGGAGCAATCATTGTCAATCTGAGATCCAACACTCAGCCCTCATCAGGACACATGGCAGATCTCCACGTGTGCATCAAACCCCACACATACTCTAAG GGTTCTCATGTGTATCTGGAGCGTGCTGGGCatctgaagctgctgctggCAGAGCAGGACCAGGCTCAGGTCAGAGTGCGTTGTTTCAGACTGGCAGAGGGGGTTCTGTTTGTTGAGGCGGTCCCTCAGACAGACATCAGCCGGAGGATCACGGCTTTTCAGTATGAGCTGGTGCCCAGTGGGGGGCCTGGGGCGCACATGTATCCATACCTACAAGTTGGATTAG TTACGTGTAAACCCTGTTCAGATGAAGAGGTCCTCATGGCTGTTTGCACCAGTGACTTTG TGGGACGTGGCATGTTCCAAGGTGTGGTGTCCGGTACTAATGACCACTCGTCTGCTTTGGTGACCCTGAGCCGGCTGTTCCATCAGAAGGGCCGGGTGTTTTCATGGGGTGGAGGGAGAGGGCGGCGCTGGAGTGGACGTGTGGTTGTTCCTGCACAGTGTGGTGTCCATCCTGGAGGAGATGAGTACCTTTTGACTGGTTCTGTCTATTTTGGTGAAGCCTGGCTTGGCTGTGCACCACGCTACAAGGACTTTGTGAGATTGTACGTCCAAGCACAGAAAGCAGGAACTAACCCCTGTCAAATAAATACTGACTGA
- the LOC137124303 gene encoding polymeric immunoglobulin receptor-like isoform X1, translating into MCCLQILLFILSIALSCLTSAEELIHVFGYEKKEAKVPCSYGTGYESYNKYLCRNDCNDEDVLVTTPEMNSKYSISDDKLNRVFTTTISHLSYADAGKYWCGVSRTGKDIYTEVKLEVVRDSCCDSSTTVQSYEGGSVSISCPYDSRYQSNLKYICRGNQPSTCRQQAAVTSDNKRNRQFSLTDHRSTSFTVTITSVTQKDSGLYLCGVQRNTGLDVFSAVVLEVKENRCCDSSTTVQSYEGGSVTISCLYESQYQSNLKYICRGNQPSTCWQQAAVTSNNKRNRQFSLTDDRSRSFTVTITSVTQKDSGSYLCGVQRNPGLDVFSAVVLEVKENRCCNNSTKVQSYEGGSVSVSCPYESQYQSNLKYICRGNQPSTCWQQAAVTSNNKRNRQFSLTDDRSRSFTVTITSVTQKDSGSYLCGVQRNPGLDVFSAVVLEVKENRCCNNSTKVQSYEGGSVSISCPYESQYQSNLKYICRGNQPSTCWQQAAVTSNNRQNGHFNLTDDKSRSFTVTITSVTQKDSGSYLCGVQRSTGLDVFSAVVLEVKEWCCVKSNQLSGTVGRPLTMQCPYPPQHETNRKFLCKGDSHRNCKDMVMSSSSSNQTEHRFTLQDDISSRSFSVTIKELKAEDAGTYWCVSDSQRGAGNYNKIQLSVDVASFQSVVFIAPAVALPILIIVLVLVCKYKCQKVQGNAVELPRTTTKAADAEEVMGEADIYVNHDIAMSSKQRTSKQETETCPQYDDAEDDNDYQNFNISEDIYCNEFHSTGYRR; encoded by the exons ATGTGCTGTCTTCAGATCCTCCTGTTCATCCTCTCCA TTGCTCTGAGTTGTTTGACCAGTGCAGAAGAGTTGATCCATGTTTTTGgatatgaaaagaaagaagctAAAGTTCCCTGCTCCTATGGAACAGGATATGAGTCCTATAACAAGTACCTGTGCAGAAACGACTGTAACGATGAGGATGTTCTGGTTACAACACCAGAAATGAATAGCAAATACTCCATCAGTGATGACAAATTGAATCGTGTTTTCACTACAACCATTTCTCATCTAAGTTATGCGGATGCTGGAAAGTACTGGTGTGGGGTGAGCAGAACTGGAAAGGATATTTACACTGAAGTCAAACTGGAGGTAGTAAGAG ACAGCTGCTGTGACAGTTCCACCACAGTGCAAAGTTATGAGGGAGGTTCAGTGTCCATCAGTTGTCCATATGACTCTCGGTACCAGAGCAACCTGAAGTACATCTGCAGAGGAAACCAGCCGTCTACATGTCggcagcaggcagcagtcacCTCTGACAACAAACGAAACAGACAGTTCAGTCTTACTGATCACAGGTCAACAAGCTTCACAGTGACCATTACCAGTGTGACCCAAAAGGATTCTGGGTTGTATCTTTGTGGTGTCCAGAGAAACACTGGCCTCGATGTGTTCTCTGCTGTTGTGCTGGAAGTCAAAG AAAACAGATGCTGTGACAGTTCCACCACAGTCCAAAGTTATGAGGGAGGTTCAGTGACCATCAGTTGTCTATATGAGTCTCAGTACCAGAGCAACCTGAAGTACATCTGCAGAGGAAACCAGCCATCCACATGTTggcagcaggcagcagtcacCTCTAACAACAAACGAAACAGACAGTTCAGTCTTACTGATGACAGGTCAAGAAGCTTCACAGTGACCATTACCAGTGTGACCCAAAAGGATTCTGGGTCGTATCTTTGTGGTGTCCAGAGAAACCCTGGCCTTGATGTTTTCTCAGCCGTTGTGCTGGAAGTCAAAG AAAACAGATGCTGTAACAATTCCACCAAAGTCCAAAGTTATGAGGGAGGTTCAGTGTCCGTCAGTTGTCCATATGAGTCTCAGTACCAGAGCAACCTGAAGTACATCTGCAGAGGAAACCAGCCATCCACATGTTggcagcaggcagcagtcacCTCTAACAACAAACGAAACAGACAGTTCAGTCTTACTGATGACAGGTCAAGAAGCTTCACAGTGACCATTACCAGTGTGACCCAAAAGGATTCTGGGTCGTATCTTTGTGGTGTCCAGAGAAACCCTGGCCTTGATGTTTTCTCAGCCGTTGTGCTGGAAGTCAAAG AAAACAGATGCTGTAACAATTCCACCAAAGTCCAAAGTTATGAGGGAGGTTCAGTGTCCATCAGTTGTCCATATGAGTCTCAGTACCAGAGCAACCTGAAGTACATCTGCAGAGGAAACCAGCCATCCACATGTTggcagcaggcagcagtcacCTCtaacaacagacaaaatggCCATTTCAATCTTACTGATGACAAGTCAAGAAGCTTCACAGTGACCATTACCAGTGTGACCCAAAAGGATTCTGGGTCGTATCTTTGTGGTGTCCAGAGAAGCACTGGCCTCgatgttttctctgctgttgtgCTGGAAGTCAAAG AGTGGTGCTGTGTGAAGTCAAATCAACTGAGCGGCACCGTGGGACGTCCACTAACTATGCAGTGTCCATATCCCCcacaacatgaaacaaacaggaagttcCTCTGTAAGGGAGATAGTCACAGAAACTGTAAAGATATGGTGATGAGTTCAAGCAGCTCAAACCAGACTGAGCACAGGTTCACTCTGCAAGATGACATCTCCTCCAGGTCTTTCTCTGTGACAATCAAAGAGCTTAAAGCAGAGGATGCTGGGACATACTGGTGTGTTTCAGACTCTCAGAGAGGAGCTGGAAATTACAACAAGATTCAACTGTCAGTAG aTGTGGCTTCTTTTCAGTCTGTGGTTTTCATAGCCCCTGCTGTTGCACTGCCCATACTCATAATTGTCTTGGTCTTAGtttgtaaatacaaatgtcaaaaagttCAAG GAAATGCAGTCGAATTGCCCAGAACGACAACCAAGGCTGCAGATGCAGAGGAAGTGATGGGGGAAGCAGAT atttatgtAAATCATGACATTGCAATGTCCTCAAAGCAGAGGACGTCCAAGCAGGAGACTGAGACCTGTCCCCAGTATGACGATGCCGAAGACGATAATGACTATCAAAACTTCAACATAAGTGAAGACATCTACTGTAATGAATTTCACAGTACAGGCTATCGGAGATAA
- the LOC137124303 gene encoding polymeric immunoglobulin receptor-like isoform X3, producing the protein MCCLQILLFILSIALSCLTSAEELIHVFGYEKKEAKVPCSYGTGYESYNKYLCRNDCNDEDVLVTTPEMNSKYSISDDKLNRVFTTTISHLSYADAGKYWCGVSRTGKDIYTEVKLEVVRDSCCDSSTTVQSYEGGSVSISCPYDSRYQSNLKYICRGNQPSTCRQQAAVTSDNKRNRQFSLTDHRSTSFTVTITSVTQKDSGLYLCGVQRNTGLDVFSAVVLEVKENRCCDSSTTVQSYEGGSVTISCLYESQYQSNLKYICRGNQPSTCWQQAAVTSNNKRNRQFSLTDDRSRSFTVTITSVTQKDSGSYLCGVQRNPGLDVFSAVVLEVKENRCCNNSTKVQSYEGGSVSVSCPYESQYQSNLKYICRGNQPSTCWQQAAVTSNNKRNRQFSLTDDRSRSFTVTITSVTQKDSGSYLCGVQRNPGLDVFSAVVLEVKENRCCNNSTKVQSYEGGSVSISCPYESQYQSNLKYICRGNQPSTCWQQAAVTSNNRQNGHFNLTDDKSRSFTVTITSVTQKDSGSYLCGVQRSTGLDVFSAVVLEVKDVASFQSVVFIAPAVALPILIIVLVLVCKYKCQKVQGNAVELPRTTTKAADAEEVMGEADIYVNHDIAMSSKQRTSKQETETCPQYDDAEDDNDYQNFNISEDIYCNEFHSTGYRR; encoded by the exons ATGTGCTGTCTTCAGATCCTCCTGTTCATCCTCTCCA TTGCTCTGAGTTGTTTGACCAGTGCAGAAGAGTTGATCCATGTTTTTGgatatgaaaagaaagaagctAAAGTTCCCTGCTCCTATGGAACAGGATATGAGTCCTATAACAAGTACCTGTGCAGAAACGACTGTAACGATGAGGATGTTCTGGTTACAACACCAGAAATGAATAGCAAATACTCCATCAGTGATGACAAATTGAATCGTGTTTTCACTACAACCATTTCTCATCTAAGTTATGCGGATGCTGGAAAGTACTGGTGTGGGGTGAGCAGAACTGGAAAGGATATTTACACTGAAGTCAAACTGGAGGTAGTAAGAG ACAGCTGCTGTGACAGTTCCACCACAGTGCAAAGTTATGAGGGAGGTTCAGTGTCCATCAGTTGTCCATATGACTCTCGGTACCAGAGCAACCTGAAGTACATCTGCAGAGGAAACCAGCCGTCTACATGTCggcagcaggcagcagtcacCTCTGACAACAAACGAAACAGACAGTTCAGTCTTACTGATCACAGGTCAACAAGCTTCACAGTGACCATTACCAGTGTGACCCAAAAGGATTCTGGGTTGTATCTTTGTGGTGTCCAGAGAAACACTGGCCTCGATGTGTTCTCTGCTGTTGTGCTGGAAGTCAAAG AAAACAGATGCTGTGACAGTTCCACCACAGTCCAAAGTTATGAGGGAGGTTCAGTGACCATCAGTTGTCTATATGAGTCTCAGTACCAGAGCAACCTGAAGTACATCTGCAGAGGAAACCAGCCATCCACATGTTggcagcaggcagcagtcacCTCTAACAACAAACGAAACAGACAGTTCAGTCTTACTGATGACAGGTCAAGAAGCTTCACAGTGACCATTACCAGTGTGACCCAAAAGGATTCTGGGTCGTATCTTTGTGGTGTCCAGAGAAACCCTGGCCTTGATGTTTTCTCAGCCGTTGTGCTGGAAGTCAAAG AAAACAGATGCTGTAACAATTCCACCAAAGTCCAAAGTTATGAGGGAGGTTCAGTGTCCGTCAGTTGTCCATATGAGTCTCAGTACCAGAGCAACCTGAAGTACATCTGCAGAGGAAACCAGCCATCCACATGTTggcagcaggcagcagtcacCTCTAACAACAAACGAAACAGACAGTTCAGTCTTACTGATGACAGGTCAAGAAGCTTCACAGTGACCATTACCAGTGTGACCCAAAAGGATTCTGGGTCGTATCTTTGTGGTGTCCAGAGAAACCCTGGCCTTGATGTTTTCTCAGCCGTTGTGCTGGAAGTCAAAG AAAACAGATGCTGTAACAATTCCACCAAAGTCCAAAGTTATGAGGGAGGTTCAGTGTCCATCAGTTGTCCATATGAGTCTCAGTACCAGAGCAACCTGAAGTACATCTGCAGAGGAAACCAGCCATCCACATGTTggcagcaggcagcagtcacCTCtaacaacagacaaaatggCCATTTCAATCTTACTGATGACAAGTCAAGAAGCTTCACAGTGACCATTACCAGTGTGACCCAAAAGGATTCTGGGTCGTATCTTTGTGGTGTCCAGAGAAGCACTGGCCTCgatgttttctctgctgttgtgCTGGAAGTCAAAG aTGTGGCTTCTTTTCAGTCTGTGGTTTTCATAGCCCCTGCTGTTGCACTGCCCATACTCATAATTGTCTTGGTCTTAGtttgtaaatacaaatgtcaaaaagttCAAG GAAATGCAGTCGAATTGCCCAGAACGACAACCAAGGCTGCAGATGCAGAGGAAGTGATGGGGGAAGCAGAT atttatgtAAATCATGACATTGCAATGTCCTCAAAGCAGAGGACGTCCAAGCAGGAGACTGAGACCTGTCCCCAGTATGACGATGCCGAAGACGATAATGACTATCAAAACTTCAACATAAGTGAAGACATCTACTGTAATGAATTTCACAGTACAGGCTATCGGAGATAA
- the LOC137124303 gene encoding polymeric immunoglobulin receptor-like isoform X2: MCCLQILLFILSIALSCLTSAEELIHVFGYEKKEAKVPCSYGTGYESYNKYLCRNDCNDEDVLVTTPEMNSKYSISDDKLNRVFTTTISHLSYADAGKYWCGVSRTGKDIYTEVKLEVVRDSCCDSSTTVQSYEGGSVSISCPYDSRYQSNLKYICRGNQPSTCRQQAAVTSDNKRNRQFSLTDHRSTSFTVTITSVTQKDSGLYLCGVQRNTGLDVFSAVVLEVKENRCCNNSTKVQSYEGGSVSVSCPYESQYQSNLKYICRGNQPSTCWQQAAVTSNNKRNRQFSLTDDRSRSFTVTITSVTQKDSGSYLCGVQRNPGLDVFSAVVLEVKENRCCNNSTKVQSYEGGSVSISCPYESQYQSNLKYICRGNQPSTCWQQAAVTSNNRQNGHFNLTDDKSRSFTVTITSVTQKDSGSYLCGVQRSTGLDVFSAVVLEVKEWCCVKSNQLSGTVGRPLTMQCPYPPQHETNRKFLCKGDSHRNCKDMVMSSSSSNQTEHRFTLQDDISSRSFSVTIKELKAEDAGTYWCVSDSQRGAGNYNKIQLSVDVASFQSVVFIAPAVALPILIIVLVLVCKYKCQKVQGNAVELPRTTTKAADAEEVMGEADIYVNHDIAMSSKQRTSKQETETCPQYDDAEDDNDYQNFNISEDIYCNEFHSTGYRR; this comes from the exons ATGTGCTGTCTTCAGATCCTCCTGTTCATCCTCTCCA TTGCTCTGAGTTGTTTGACCAGTGCAGAAGAGTTGATCCATGTTTTTGgatatgaaaagaaagaagctAAAGTTCCCTGCTCCTATGGAACAGGATATGAGTCCTATAACAAGTACCTGTGCAGAAACGACTGTAACGATGAGGATGTTCTGGTTACAACACCAGAAATGAATAGCAAATACTCCATCAGTGATGACAAATTGAATCGTGTTTTCACTACAACCATTTCTCATCTAAGTTATGCGGATGCTGGAAAGTACTGGTGTGGGGTGAGCAGAACTGGAAAGGATATTTACACTGAAGTCAAACTGGAGGTAGTAAGAG ACAGCTGCTGTGACAGTTCCACCACAGTGCAAAGTTATGAGGGAGGTTCAGTGTCCATCAGTTGTCCATATGACTCTCGGTACCAGAGCAACCTGAAGTACATCTGCAGAGGAAACCAGCCGTCTACATGTCggcagcaggcagcagtcacCTCTGACAACAAACGAAACAGACAGTTCAGTCTTACTGATCACAGGTCAACAAGCTTCACAGTGACCATTACCAGTGTGACCCAAAAGGATTCTGGGTTGTATCTTTGTGGTGTCCAGAGAAACACTGGCCTCGATGTGTTCTCTGCTGTTGTGCTGGAAGTCAAAG AAAACAGATGCTGTAACAATTCCACCAAAGTCCAAAGTTATGAGGGAGGTTCAGTGTCCGTCAGTTGTCCATATGAGTCTCAGTACCAGAGCAACCTGAAGTACATCTGCAGAGGAAACCAGCCATCCACATGTTggcagcaggcagcagtcacCTCTAACAACAAACGAAACAGACAGTTCAGTCTTACTGATGACAGGTCAAGAAGCTTCACAGTGACCATTACCAGTGTGACCCAAAAGGATTCTGGGTCGTATCTTTGTGGTGTCCAGAGAAACCCTGGCCTTGATGTTTTCTCAGCCGTTGTGCTGGAAGTCAAAG AAAACAGATGCTGTAACAATTCCACCAAAGTCCAAAGTTATGAGGGAGGTTCAGTGTCCATCAGTTGTCCATATGAGTCTCAGTACCAGAGCAACCTGAAGTACATCTGCAGAGGAAACCAGCCATCCACATGTTggcagcaggcagcagtcacCTCtaacaacagacaaaatggCCATTTCAATCTTACTGATGACAAGTCAAGAAGCTTCACAGTGACCATTACCAGTGTGACCCAAAAGGATTCTGGGTCGTATCTTTGTGGTGTCCAGAGAAGCACTGGCCTCgatgttttctctgctgttgtgCTGGAAGTCAAAG AGTGGTGCTGTGTGAAGTCAAATCAACTGAGCGGCACCGTGGGACGTCCACTAACTATGCAGTGTCCATATCCCCcacaacatgaaacaaacaggaagttcCTCTGTAAGGGAGATAGTCACAGAAACTGTAAAGATATGGTGATGAGTTCAAGCAGCTCAAACCAGACTGAGCACAGGTTCACTCTGCAAGATGACATCTCCTCCAGGTCTTTCTCTGTGACAATCAAAGAGCTTAAAGCAGAGGATGCTGGGACATACTGGTGTGTTTCAGACTCTCAGAGAGGAGCTGGAAATTACAACAAGATTCAACTGTCAGTAG aTGTGGCTTCTTTTCAGTCTGTGGTTTTCATAGCCCCTGCTGTTGCACTGCCCATACTCATAATTGTCTTGGTCTTAGtttgtaaatacaaatgtcaaaaagttCAAG GAAATGCAGTCGAATTGCCCAGAACGACAACCAAGGCTGCAGATGCAGAGGAAGTGATGGGGGAAGCAGAT atttatgtAAATCATGACATTGCAATGTCCTCAAAGCAGAGGACGTCCAAGCAGGAGACTGAGACCTGTCCCCAGTATGACGATGCCGAAGACGATAATGACTATCAAAACTTCAACATAAGTGAAGACATCTACTGTAATGAATTTCACAGTACAGGCTATCGGAGATAA
- the tekt4 gene encoding tektin-4 yields the protein MSSEVLVSQPLYDSTAVAQGVPETEPPVEQEEPGLPQASGSDVVGFRSAKYSPAEWFSNYHSILRQASNDNHEAQRILLHSKTLSQTTEAATLNTQAEGTRLLGERLQEIHSWKSELQRHIEKLLAATESLLALKTRLEKALDATEPPYAIATDNLNCRTRRLGPDLVRDTVEEELLKEVDLIRGVQALLKRTTAQVVTQIKMNREAKQMLELDWSDKYEAYNLDDHAGRHSNMSPDTMHHPSSATMQDQVCNRASWKRFTQDNLNKAFREEQATNSLRLLVERVLQDTTEDLRVQCSCVDKAFSKRCGELIESKTQLETKLAKVLEQIGVQERNIIALQKAIHNKEAPLRVAQSRLYLRTLRPNMELCRDEPQLSLEGEVRQIDAILTSLQQQLSEARGSLSHLEESRVALEKDINCKTYSLFIDRDKCMTHRKRYPTISQLSGY from the exons ATGAGCTCTGAGGTGTTAGTGTCCCAGCCACTCTATGACAGCACAGCTGTGGCTCAGGGGGTCCCGGAGACAGAGCCTcctgtggagcaggaagagcCGGGGCTGCCGCAGGCATCAGGCTCCGATGTCGTGGGGTTCCGCTCCGCTAAATACAGCCCAGCTGAGTGGTTCTCCAACTACCACAGTATCCTCCGACAGGCCAGTAACGACAACCATGAAGCTCAGAGGATCCTGCTACACTCCAAGACTCTGTCCCAGACCACCGAGGCGGCCACACTAAATACCCAGGCTGAGGGAACACGTCTTCTTGGGGAAAGACTACAAGAGATCCACAGCTGGAAGTCCGAGCTGCAGCGGCACATCGAGAAGCTGCTGGCCGCCACCGAGTCACTACTGGCTCTGAAGACGCGGCTGGAGAAAGCGCTGGACGCTACCGAGCCTCCGTATGCCATCGCCACCGATAATCTGAACTGCAGGACGAGGAGACTAGGACCAGATCTGGTCAGAGACACCGTGGAAGAGGAGCTCCTGAAG GAAGTGGACCTGATCCGAGGCGTCCAGGCTCTTCTGAAGAGAACTACAGCTCAGGTTGTCACTCAGATCAA GATGAACAGAGAGGCCAAGCAGATGTTAGAGCTGGACTGGTCTGATAAGTATGAGGCCTACAACTTGGATGaccacgctggaagacacagtAACATGAGCCCAGATACAATGCACCACCCAAGCTCAGCCACCATGCAAGATCA GGTGTGTAACCGCGCATCGTGGAAAAGGTTTACGCAGGACAACCTGAACAAGGCTTTTCGGGAGGAGCAGGCCACCAACAGTCTCAG ACTGCTGGTGGAGCGAGTTCTGCAGGACACCACTGAGGATCTGCGAGTCCAGTGCTCCTGTGTAGACAAAGCCTTCAGCAAGCGCTGTGGGGAGCTCATAGAGTCCAAGACCCAGCTGGAGACAAAGCTTGcaaaa GTCTTGGAGCAGATAGGGGTCCAGGAGAGGAACATCATTGCTCTACAGAAGGCCATCCATAATAAAGAGGCTCCGCTGAGAGTTGCTCAGTCCAGACTTTACCTTCGCACCCTTAGACCCAACATGGAGCTCTGCAGGGATGAACCTCAACTCAG TTTGGAGGGGGAGGTGAGACAAATCGATGCTATTCTGAcgtctctgcagcagcagctcagtgagGCCAGAGGCTCCCTGTCCCACCTGGAGGAGTCACGCGTGGCCCTGGAGAAGGACATTAACTGTAAAACCTACTCACTGTTCATTGACAGAGACAAGTGTATGACCCACCGCAAACGATACCCAACAATTTCACAACTGTCTGGATACTGA
- the LOC137123225 gene encoding polymeric immunoglobulin receptor-like, with protein MAPPRWNSPRKEMDYGQAFKENGCCDSSTKVQSYEGGSVSISCPYDSQYQNNLKSICRGNQPSTCLQQAAVTSDKGRNGQFSLTDDRSTSFTVTITSVTQKDSGSYLCGVQRNTGLDVFSAIDLEVKEWCCVKSNQLSGTVGHPLTMQCPYPPQHKTNRKFLCKGDSHRNCTDMVMSSSSSNQTEHRFTLQDDISSSSFSVTIKELKAEDAGTYWCGSDSQWRAGNYSKIQLSVGAEDNQMNTTEVKQNSFLDDVREKNIAVTVWDRMNIIHMILLLVWLKM; from the exons ATGGCACCACCTCGCTGGAACTCTCCAAGAAAAGAGATGGATTATGGCCAAGCCTTTAAAG AAAACGGATGCTGTGACAGTTCCACCAAAGTCCAAAGTTATGAGGGAGGTTCAGTGTCCATCAGTTGTCCATATGACTCTCAGTACCAGAACAACCTGAAGTCCATCTGCAGAGGAAACCAGCCGTCCACATGTCtgcagcaggcagcagtcacCTCTGACAAAGGACGAAATGGCCAGTTCAGTCTTACTGATGACAGGTCTACAAGCTTCACAGTGACCATTACCAGTGTGACCCAAAAGGATTCTGGGTCGTATCTTTGTGGTGTCCAGAGAAACACTGGCCTTGATGTTTTCTCTGCCATTGATCTGGAAGTCAAAG AGTGGTGCTGTGTGAAGTCAAATCAACTGAGCGGCACCGTGGGACATCCACTAACTATGCAGTGTCCATATCCCCCACAACATAAGACAAACAGGAAGTTCCTCTGTAAGGGAGACAGTCACAGAAACTGTACAGATATGGTGATGAGTTCAAGCAGCTCAAACCAGACTGAGCACAGGTTCACTCTGCAAGATGACATCTCCTCCAGCTCTTTCTCTGTGACAATCAAAGAGCTTAAAGCAGAGGATGCTGGGACATACTGGTGTGGTTCAGACTCTCAGTGGAGAGCTGGAAACTACAGCAAGATTCAACTGTCAGTAG GAGCCGAAGACAACCAAATGAACACCACAGAAGTGAAACAAAATTCATTTTTGGATGatgtaagagaaaaaaacattgctgtGACTGTATGGGACAGAATGAACATCATACACATGATTTTACTATTAGTGTGGCTCAAAATGTAA